The following proteins are encoded in a genomic region of Desulfosoma sp.:
- a CDS encoding KH domain-containing protein, with protein MRELVSYLAKALVDHPDRVVLEEKSSGDTVLLELSVAPEDMGKVIGRSGKTIEALRTVVQLAASSVGKKCRLEVLG; from the coding sequence ATGCGTGAACTTGTGTCTTATCTTGCAAAAGCTTTGGTGGATCATCCGGATAGGGTGGTCTTGGAAGAAAAAAGCAGCGGCGACACGGTACTCTTGGAATTGTCCGTGGCCCCTGAGGACATGGGCAAAGTGATCGGTAGAAGCGGCAAGACCATTGAGGCTTTAAGAACGGTGGTCCAGCTTGCGGCAAGCAGCGTAGGGAAAAAGTGCCGTTTAGAAGTTCTTGGCTGA
- a CDS encoding sugar phosphate isomerase/epimerase family protein, with protein sequence MGGFFGLRTPRSVRHVHVNMPWAMLPKFMEVIRQERFHLELGFTGEDLDRLDWKALEGTVALLKSWGCRLTVHGPFWDLCAGSCDFLIRQVSLLRWHQIFDVAALIGPAHIVCHTGYDPRHHREQKSGWIQRALALWEPLVERAHRQHVCLCLENVWEEDPSVHEEIFSRLDSPYLGFCLDVGHQHAFSRTSLREWLDVLSGRLLEIHLHDNDGTRDAHLPVGMGTINFTFLFETLVQKGRKPLLTVEPHTREHLLKTLVNLDKMLPETWMLER encoded by the coding sequence ATGGGAGGGTTTTTCGGCCTAAGGACGCCGCGAAGTGTTCGACACGTGCATGTCAATATGCCTTGGGCCATGTTGCCCAAGTTTATGGAAGTGATTCGACAGGAGAGGTTTCATCTGGAACTGGGTTTTACGGGGGAAGATCTGGACCGTTTGGACTGGAAAGCTTTAGAAGGGACGGTGGCCCTGCTGAAGTCTTGGGGATGCCGACTGACGGTGCACGGACCATTTTGGGATTTGTGTGCGGGAAGTTGTGACTTCCTCATCCGTCAGGTGAGCCTTCTGCGATGGCATCAAATTTTCGATGTGGCGGCTCTCATTGGCCCGGCCCACATTGTCTGCCATACAGGGTATGATCCTCGACATCATCGCGAACAGAAGAGCGGCTGGATTCAGAGAGCTCTGGCGTTATGGGAGCCTCTGGTGGAGAGAGCTCATCGGCAGCATGTGTGTTTGTGTCTGGAGAATGTGTGGGAAGAGGATCCATCGGTTCACGAAGAAATTTTTTCTCGGCTGGATTCGCCGTATTTGGGGTTTTGTTTGGATGTGGGACATCAACACGCCTTTTCGCGAACGAGCCTGAGGGAATGGCTTGACGTTTTGAGCGGACGGCTTCTGGAAATCCATTTGCACGACAACGACGGCACTCGAGACGCCCATCTGCCCGTAGGCATGGGCACCATCAATTTTACCTTTCTTTTTGAAACACTTGTCCAAAAGGGGCGAAAACCTCTTTTGACGGTGGAACCGCATACCAGGGAGCATTTGTTAAAGACCTTGGTTAATTTAGATAAGATGCTTCCGGAAACGTGGATGCTTGAGCGCTGA
- a CDS encoding MTH1187 family thiamine-binding protein, whose product MAIVEVSVVPLGTGKTSLSDEVAGAVKILRASGLSYELTAMGTIIYGDLDKILEIVRAMHESCFHRGVQRVLTQIKIDDRRDRAGTPADKVRSVLEKLNETSS is encoded by the coding sequence ATGGCGATTGTGGAAGTAAGTGTGGTTCCTTTAGGGACGGGCAAGACGAGCCTCAGCGATGAAGTGGCCGGTGCGGTCAAAATTTTAAGAGCCAGCGGCCTTTCTTACGAATTGACAGCCATGGGAACCATCATCTATGGAGATTTGGACAAGATCTTGGAAATCGTTCGAGCGATGCATGAAAGCTGTTTTCACAGGGGTGTGCAAAGGGTCCTGACCCAGATCAAGATTGACGATCGACGGGATCGCGCCGGCACACCGGCGGATAAAGTACGATCTGTTTTGGAAAAATTGAACGAGACGTCTTCATAA
- a CDS encoding cupin domain-containing protein, whose translation MKIQSYKDIPGTFFDNEAARGVTGRVLIGSRDGAQRFYMRLFEINPGGHTPLHSHDWEHEIFVHEGHGSAYKEGQWVPITQGDAVFIPPNETHQIKNTSDKPLRILCLIPAGPPEL comes from the coding sequence ATGAAGATTCAATCCTACAAGGACATTCCCGGAACCTTTTTCGACAACGAAGCGGCTCGAGGCGTCACCGGCCGCGTGCTCATCGGATCACGGGACGGCGCCCAACGTTTCTATATGCGCCTCTTTGAAATCAACCCCGGTGGACACACCCCTTTGCACAGCCATGACTGGGAACACGAAATTTTTGTCCATGAAGGGCACGGCTCGGCTTACAAAGAAGGACAGTGGGTCCCTATCACTCAGGGAGACGCCGTCTTTATCCCTCCCAATGAAACCCACCAAATTAAGAACACTTCCGATAAACCCTTGCGCATCCTTTGCCTCATTCCCGCAGGTCCCCCGGAACTCTAA
- a CDS encoding acetoacetate--CoA ligase yields MSRLLWQPSEERIRSTNMYHFMQYVNEKHSKTFRSYDDLYRWSIEDIPTFWATLWDYAGFVVSRGYDEVVDDVKKLPGARWFEGAQLNFAENLLRYRDDRIALSFKGEGRPTVHTTYAELYDQVARLAASLKAMGIQPGDRVAGFVPNMTETVVAMLAATSLGAVWSSCSPDFGIKGVLDRFGQIQPRVLFTADGYQYNGKTFDSLERINEILKDLPTIEKVVIMPYMHSEPDAGRVRNGVLLQDFMAKESGLTLDFRQVPANHPLYIMYSSGTTGVPKCIVHGAVGTLIQHFKELKLHTDLTRDDTIFYFTTCGWMMWNWLVSSLMLGARVLLYDGSPFYPDPGAMWQMAQDEKITIFGTSAKYLAAVEKAGVKPKESYDLTPLKAVLSTGSPLAIESFEYVYRDIKSDLCLSSISGGTDIISCFALGNPMGPVYAGELQCRGLGMKVEAWNEDGKPVIGEKGELVCTAAAPSMPIYFWNDPDGQKYHDAYFSTFPGVWHHGDFIEITEHGGVIIYGRSDATLNPGGVRIGTAEIYRQVETIPEVLDSLVVGQDWDNDVRVILFVKLRDGCTLDEDLINRIKTAIRINTTPRHVPAKIIAVPDIPYTISGKKVELAVRKVIHNQEVKNKDALANPEALEYYKNLPELAS; encoded by the coding sequence ATGAGTCGACTGCTTTGGCAACCCAGCGAAGAGCGCATCCGCAGCACGAACATGTATCACTTTATGCAATATGTGAACGAAAAACATAGCAAAACGTTTCGCTCCTACGACGATCTGTATCGCTGGTCCATTGAGGACATTCCCACCTTTTGGGCGACGCTGTGGGACTATGCAGGCTTTGTGGTCAGTCGCGGCTATGACGAGGTGGTGGACGATGTGAAGAAGCTTCCGGGAGCCCGATGGTTTGAAGGAGCCCAACTGAATTTTGCGGAAAACCTTTTGCGTTACCGCGATGACCGGATCGCTCTCAGTTTTAAAGGGGAAGGACGCCCCACAGTGCACACCACCTATGCGGAACTTTACGACCAGGTGGCCCGGTTGGCGGCTTCCCTGAAAGCCATGGGTATTCAGCCCGGGGATCGCGTTGCGGGGTTTGTGCCCAACATGACGGAGACGGTCGTCGCCATGTTGGCGGCAACGAGTCTGGGGGCCGTCTGGTCTTCATGTTCTCCTGATTTCGGAATCAAGGGGGTTTTGGATCGATTCGGTCAAATTCAACCTCGCGTCCTCTTCACCGCCGATGGGTACCAATACAACGGCAAGACCTTCGATTCCTTGGAACGTATCAATGAGATTTTGAAGGATCTTCCCACCATCGAAAAGGTGGTGATCATGCCCTATATGCATTCGGAACCCGATGCGGGCCGAGTCCGAAACGGTGTTCTTCTTCAGGATTTCATGGCCAAGGAATCGGGACTTACTCTGGATTTTCGCCAGGTTCCCGCCAATCATCCACTCTACATTATGTACTCCTCGGGCACCACAGGCGTTCCCAAATGCATCGTTCACGGCGCAGTCGGAACCCTCATTCAGCACTTCAAGGAACTCAAACTCCACACGGATCTCACTCGCGATGACACCATTTTTTACTTCACCACCTGCGGCTGGATGATGTGGAACTGGCTAGTGAGCTCCCTTATGCTGGGAGCCCGCGTGCTCCTTTATGACGGCTCTCCTTTCTATCCCGACCCTGGAGCCATGTGGCAGATGGCTCAAGACGAAAAAATCACCATCTTTGGAACCAGTGCCAAATATTTGGCGGCCGTCGAAAAAGCCGGTGTCAAACCGAAGGAATCCTACGACTTGACGCCGCTCAAGGCCGTTTTGTCCACAGGCTCCCCTTTGGCCATCGAGAGTTTTGAGTATGTGTATCGGGACATCAAATCGGATCTTTGTCTGTCGTCCATATCCGGCGGTACGGACATTATTTCGTGCTTTGCTTTAGGAAACCCCATGGGTCCGGTCTATGCCGGTGAATTGCAATGTCGGGGTCTGGGCATGAAGGTGGAAGCCTGGAACGAAGACGGAAAACCGGTCATCGGTGAAAAGGGTGAATTGGTATGCACGGCGGCAGCACCGTCCATGCCCATCTATTTCTGGAACGATCCCGACGGCCAAAAGTATCATGACGCCTACTTTTCCACTTTTCCGGGCGTTTGGCATCATGGAGACTTCATTGAAATTACGGAGCACGGCGGCGTCATCATTTACGGTCGTTCGGACGCCACCCTGAATCCCGGCGGGGTCCGCATTGGAACGGCCGAAATCTATCGTCAGGTGGAAACCATTCCGGAAGTTCTGGACAGCCTTGTGGTAGGCCAAGATTGGGACAATGATGTCCGTGTCATTTTGTTTGTAAAACTTCGAGACGGATGCACGCTGGACGAAGACCTCATCAACCGCATCAAAACGGCCATTCGCATCAATACGACACCGCGCCATGTGCCCGCAAAGATCATTGCCGTTCCGGACATTCCTTACACCATCAGCGGGAAAAAAGTGGAACTGGCGGTCCGCAAGGTCATTCACAACCAGGAAGT